GGGTGGTGACTTGACTTGGTAGTGGGTTCAGGATTGTTCGAAGGGTGTTAAGTTTGTGTAGGAGGTGAGAGATTGTGGGTCTTTGTTTGTTGTTGTATTTCAGATTAGACCTTTCTTGAGAATCAGATGGGTCTTTGTTTGTTGTTgtatttcaatttaaataaaaatttcttgATTGTTCCCATTTCGATTGCAAAGAAGAACAGGGATTGTCAATTACCCCATCCCAACTGTCAGTGGTGGTGGTGGGGAATGGTGGTGATTGGAGAGGAATATAGAAAGGTCGGAGAAGAAGGGTTTAATGGGGGGTAATTGAGTAATTAGGTTAAACTAATGAACTTAATTGAAAGTCAAAGGTTAATTAGTATGGTCAATGGTTATTTAGCAGGTCATCCGATGAACTAGCTGTATCGATAATGTGTTTGTCTGTTTGATAATTTAAAGACTATTAtttgtgtaaaaaaaaaaaaactttgatgctgtttattctaaaataaacaaacttTAAGACTGTAGTCAATAATTGATCCAAAAATTTTATACAAATCTATGATAAGCCACAACGTATAGGAATTATAGAGAACAAtcacaaaaagaaaaacaaattttatCCACCAGTCAATTAGATTATGTACTATTATCCTGGAAAAGGGTAACATCTGATCCATGAGCAAAACAAGAAAATTATCCACCAGTCATCACTCGTCACCACCAactacaccacaacaaaatgaattaacacacacaaaaaaaaaaagataagatAAATTGATGATCAATTGATCATAAAAACATCagtgttttttctttttgattatGAGGTTTAATATTAATACTAGAATTAgatcaacttaattaattagCATAAAGATAATTACTCAATCACGCATACTTAACTTATCCATGATATAACATATAACCGCAACATTTCATCCATTTTCTTGAAAACATTCAGGTggttattaatttaattaatcaattaataatcaCGATAATCAGTTAAGCCACACTTATAATACTATCCCCAACATTGCTGAACCTTTGGGTAACCTGAAAAGCTGAATGCCTTGAATTTGCACGATCTGGAGAAGAAGACAGGGAGAGAGAAAGATTAAGATCGAAATCCGCCATTGATTTACTGCTGCTGTTACTACTTGTTGCCGCAGTCTCGATCATCTTCATTTTGTAATCAACCACTTGTTGACGATTATATGAATAGATCGGAGGTGAAGGCGATGAAAATCTGATTGATTCTTGTTGTTGAACAGAGAATATGACACTTGAGTTCTCCGATTTCGGTGattgttgttgctgttgttgtAAAGGTATTGCTTGAGAACCTCCATTGGTTTCCTTCCTGATTCGTTGATCATCCGTTTGATTTACAGCAACCtttttaaatatatcaaaacCAAAATCAATAACCTAATTGTCAAGGTTCGAATAAGAAAATCAATCAGAACAGATAGATTAAATACCAAATCAGTAGTGATATCGAAGAGGCTAGATCTACGACGACTTCGACGATTAATATTACTCTGTCGAATGAAATACTTCTGAGCGTGACTTGCAACTTGTGTTGGCGTTCTTGTTTTCACGAAGTTTCTAGAAATTCCTCTCCAATCGCCTTTTCCAACGGTCTGCAATCCAAGCAAAAACAACTTATGTTCTTCCTCCGTCCATGGAACCCCTAATCAATCACAATCAATCGATGTATAAATCaccaaaatcaaattaaaatcaaataaatcatcaatgaAACCAAGACTTTGTATCTCATACCTCGTTTGCGTTCACGACTAGCAGAAGCAGTGGTGGAAGAACGATTGACCACCGCCTCATCAGCAGATGCATAACCGGCATTTGCAACAGGAGCATCGGAAGGAACGACGTCGTtcgttgaagaagaagaatcgAGACGGTGTTCATACTGAGAAAGATTGTTGAGGGAAACACTTTTCCTCATAGAATCAACGACAACACGAACACCAAACAGCATAAACTCTCCGCCACCATTAACAACCATCGAATCTTCCCTATCCATCGCAAGCAAAAAAGTCGTCGTTcaaaaggagagagaaaagagAGAGAGAAGACGGGAAGAAGGGAAATGCAACTGTAAGTGAAATCTGAGGTGTATTCAAGGAATCTACATCAAGGAGAGAAAAAACAGAGGCCGTACGAAGGGATATAAATAATTGCAATCTGTGGATTTTATAGGGAAATACTACATAGGATTCAAGAGAATTTTTTATGGTTATAATTTAGTTTGTAAATTTGTAATCAAGaaataaagtttattttttattttttgaaataagataaagttatttttgaagtGAAGATAATGTTTAAAAATTAGTAGGTGtataaaatatatgaatgaaataaaaagagaataaaagttttttcatgtaattaaataaataaaacgagatcatgtttaaaaataataaatgttacaaattaaaaaagaagTGATAggtttaacaaatttaaaaggatGAGTAATTTATGGTGAATTACGTACAGTCTAAATTAAATTTGTTCTTGTAAAAAAATAAGACCAATTATAAAACAGAGGTATGTTAGTGGCGTCCATTGTGGTTTTCACGAAACTTATGAGATCTCTGCAATATAACACCAAAGGCATAGGGATGGACTCCGGAATGATGTATTCGACGCCTAAGTTAGTACCTGTGTTTATAGGAATGATTATGGGCTGGGCCTAACTACTCTCGGACTTAGACGGTTAGACCCGTAAATGTTTTATGAATCCAGACCCGAACATCAACCCAAACACCTAAAGTCTGAAAATTTGGACCCAAACCTAAGGTCATCGGGTCCATAATTAGTCTAACTGGACTTAActtaattattcataatttgccttttttttttttacagtttaaggtttattaaaaccTAAAATGGATATATACGATGTACATAGGTCTAAAAAGTTCATAATTGGATGGGTTGGGTCGTGAATGTGTCTAGCGAGTGGATCTCTCAAACTATTGGACTCAGATCCTAAATTAAGATTGTGCCTTTGTCAAGTCTAATAGAGTCTTGGAACC
This Amaranthus tricolor cultivar Red isolate AtriRed21 chromosome 13, ASM2621246v1, whole genome shotgun sequence DNA region includes the following protein-coding sequences:
- the LOC130798318 gene encoding transcription factor MYB1R1-like, encoding MDREDSMVVNGGGEFMLFGVRVVVDSMRKSVSLNNLSQYEHRLDSSSSTNDVVPSDAPVANAGYASADEAVVNRSSTTASASRERKRGVPWTEEEHKLFLLGLQTVGKGDWRGISRNFVKTRTPTQVASHAQKYFIRQSNINRRSRRRSSLFDITTDLVAVNQTDDQRIRKETNGGSQAIPLQQQQQQSPKSENSSVIFSVQQQESIRFSSPSPPIYSYNRQQVVDYKMKMIETAATSSNSSSKSMADFDLNLSLSLSSSPDRANSRHSAFQVTQRFSNVGDSIISVA